A region of Nitrospira sp. DNA encodes the following proteins:
- a CDS encoding DUF4157 domain-containing protein, translating to MERVNQARTISVQHEGTSALRWNASLTGRAVEETALAEAAESASIPSQFTHHPNGFTIFPTGSSGPVPHRADMERAFGADLTAVRAYCGASAFFARSGARAAAWPETLAFASSTPSPPVVAHEVAHILQYRRQTSSPDDGRQATSYRDAAEQEAARAAASYGMGTPIRVQASPAVAPLFFTGEETPNADQLLAEGPPQFAGQEVGTWGNTWPASLIARERLDVNLPEAERSHAIVEAIARHEPIVILHESGRLWLYRLEWEGFSARYSRFTNAETIFHEGTAERGDYSVSNVQGRPEVEAFVTEDGGVLSPPGAGKLFSHTGGEFEDPLVSTFQNASAFLAGMGKGLEAANFAALSAKLRRMAALNTVFPTPFAIGAVRGLADQMLGYVQLLNPQRWVAMEAAARQTILMLNDPDGEELATALGEDFGRNQAATVNALIEESLPIFAYEVGKLVGPTIIELLLALIGIEIGPVAMLQRSLAAMKQVPRVAALVRDLAWVVPDLPEGPSISSRLIPDEAPVGHALTESLTPEGVPVPRQVPRGLPDLSADEAALLAKTGNATEFPAGLPQDLAKQELEIVQRADKVPISGGDGKYVNEVDLGNGHQWREQPNGTWCRFSEKATNCTVLIEAPGHQAPGTVVAFAARKSGLRDIYLSWAENRAGDRVEVALLRSRGTPDYPEGTYVVVVGGVDEFVYPGDQSQQWIMVAHSHPGASVQPGYVNPSGKDMELSLRGALGRTKGRIRKWIHSQAPDGSWREVEYGVDLDRGQYYVQPTGDEPIFFEEVTPDDLPPDAALKYSELDKAGMERARIDLMIEQNGIEYYLGWYARQFTFDQ from the coding sequence ATGGAGCGGGTCAACCAGGCGCGAACTATCTCCGTGCAGCACGAAGGTACATCGGCCCTGCGCTGGAATGCCTCGCTGACCGGGCGCGCGGTCGAGGAGACAGCACTAGCAGAAGCGGCAGAATCCGCCTCCATACCGTCTCAGTTCACTCACCACCCGAACGGATTCACGATCTTTCCCACGGGCTCGTCCGGTCCGGTTCCTCACCGGGCCGACATGGAGCGGGCCTTTGGCGCTGATCTTACCGCGGTACGGGCCTACTGTGGCGCCTCGGCGTTCTTCGCAAGATCAGGCGCTCGTGCCGCTGCTTGGCCGGAAACGTTGGCCTTTGCCTCTTCCACACCCTCACCGCCGGTGGTGGCGCACGAGGTCGCGCACATCCTGCAGTATCGTCGGCAGACGTCTTCGCCAGATGACGGGCGCCAAGCAACCAGCTACCGTGATGCGGCGGAGCAAGAAGCGGCTCGCGCGGCGGCCAGCTATGGGATGGGGACGCCCATTCGCGTCCAAGCCAGCCCTGCCGTGGCGCCGCTGTTTTTCACCGGCGAGGAGACACCGAATGCGGACCAGCTTCTCGCGGAAGGTCCGCCACAGTTTGCCGGTCAGGAAGTCGGGACCTGGGGCAATACCTGGCCGGCAAGTTTGATTGCGCGCGAACGGTTGGACGTGAATCTGCCGGAGGCTGAACGCAGCCACGCCATTGTTGAAGCCATTGCGAGGCACGAGCCCATTGTGATCCTGCATGAGTCCGGCCGACTCTGGCTGTATCGGCTCGAATGGGAAGGATTCTCCGCCCGTTATTCCCGCTTCACCAACGCGGAAACGATCTTTCATGAAGGCACCGCAGAACGGGGTGACTATTCGGTGTCCAACGTGCAGGGGCGTCCCGAGGTCGAGGCCTTCGTCACAGAGGATGGCGGGGTGCTATCTCCGCCAGGGGCCGGCAAGTTGTTTTCCCACACCGGCGGAGAATTCGAAGATCCGTTGGTATCGACGTTTCAGAATGCCTCGGCCTTTCTCGCTGGAATGGGCAAGGGGCTGGAGGCCGCCAATTTCGCGGCCCTGTCGGCCAAGCTGCGCCGCATGGCCGCGCTCAATACGGTGTTTCCGACACCGTTTGCGATCGGTGCGGTTCGGGGGCTGGCCGATCAAATGCTCGGGTATGTGCAGCTGCTGAACCCTCAGCGTTGGGTGGCGATGGAGGCAGCCGCGCGGCAGACAATCCTCATGTTGAACGATCCGGACGGCGAGGAGTTAGCCACGGCGCTGGGTGAGGACTTCGGTCGCAACCAGGCGGCAACCGTGAATGCCCTGATCGAGGAGAGCCTGCCGATTTTCGCCTATGAGGTTGGGAAGTTGGTGGGGCCGACGATTATCGAGCTCCTGCTGGCGCTGATCGGTATTGAAATCGGACCGGTCGCGATGCTGCAGAGATCGCTGGCTGCGATGAAACAGGTCCCTCGCGTGGCAGCCTTGGTTCGCGATCTCGCGTGGGTGGTCCCCGATCTTCCGGAAGGTCCGTCGATATCGTCCAGGCTCATTCCTGATGAGGCGCCGGTCGGACATGCGCTCACCGAGTCGCTGACTCCGGAGGGAGTGCCGGTGCCACGGCAGGTCCCTCGCGGACTTCCCGATCTCTCAGCCGATGAGGCGGCACTCCTGGCAAAAACCGGTAATGCAACGGAGTTTCCCGCCGGTTTGCCGCAGGACCTGGCCAAGCAGGAATTGGAGATCGTCCAACGCGCCGACAAGGTCCCCATCAGCGGGGGTGATGGGAAATACGTCAACGAAGTGGACCTGGGCAATGGCCACCAGTGGCGAGAACAGCCCAATGGCACGTGGTGCCGGTTCTCAGAGAAGGCGACCAATTGCACCGTGCTGATTGAAGCGCCGGGACATCAGGCGCCAGGGACGGTGGTGGCCTTTGCTGCCAGGAAAAGCGGCTTGCGAGATATTTATCTCAGCTGGGCGGAAAATAGAGCAGGCGACAGGGTCGAGGTGGCGTTGCTGCGTAGTCGCGGAACACCGGACTATCCGGAAGGGACCTATGTGGTGGTCGTGGGCGGGGTGGATGAGTTCGTCTATCCGGGCGACCAGAGCCAGCAATGGATCATGGTCGCCCACAGCCATCCCGGCGCATCGGTGCAACCCGGTTATGTGAATCCATCGGGTAAGGATATGGAGTTGAGCCTGCGCGGAGCGTTGGGTCGGACAAAGGGGCGCATCCGGAAATGGATCCATTCCCAGGCTCCGGATGGCAGCTGGCGAGAAGTCGAATACGGAGTGGATTTGGATCGTGGACAATATTACGTGCAGCCGACCGGTGACGAGCCGATCTTCTTTGAGGAGGTGACACCGGATGACTTGCCTCCGGATGCCGCGCTCAAGTATTCGGAGTTGGACAAGGCCGGGATGGAGCGCGCGCGGATCGATCTGATGATCGAACAGAATGGCATCGAGTATTATCTTGGCTGGTATGCGCGGCAGTTCACGTTCGATCAGTAG